The following coding sequences are from one Chromatiales bacterium window:
- the atpG gene encoding F0F1 ATP synthase subunit gamma has product MAGAKEIRTQIKSIQNTQKITKAMEMVAASKMRRAQDRMAATKPYAEKMRNVIGHLAMAHPEYKHPFLIEREAKRVGFIIVSSDRGLCGGLNINLFKQAVLAMKEWQQKGVEIDLVLIGQKASQFFKRMGGNVLGQVTHLGDRPHLSDLIGTVKVMLDGYTEGRIDRLFLVENEFVNTMTQKPRVSTLLPIAASGEEELKHHWDYIYEPDAQDVLDGLLMRYVESQVYQSVVENVACEMAARMIAMKSATDNAGELIGDLKLVYNKARQAAITQEISEIVSGAAAV; this is encoded by the coding sequence ATGGCAGGCGCAAAAGAAATCCGCACCCAGATCAAGAGTATCCAGAATACTCAGAAGATCACCAAGGCGATGGAGATGGTCGCCGCGTCCAAGATGCGCAGAGCACAGGACCGGATGGCCGCGACCAAGCCGTACGCGGAAAAGATGCGCAACGTGATTGGCCACCTGGCCATGGCGCATCCCGAGTACAAGCATCCGTTCCTGATCGAGCGCGAAGCCAAGCGCGTCGGTTTCATCATCGTGTCCTCGGACCGTGGTCTTTGCGGCGGCCTGAACATCAACCTGTTCAAGCAGGCCGTGCTGGCGATGAAGGAATGGCAGCAGAAGGGTGTCGAAATCGACCTCGTCCTGATCGGTCAGAAAGCCAGCCAGTTCTTCAAGCGCATGGGCGGCAACGTCCTTGGCCAGGTGACCCACCTGGGTGACCGTCCGCACCTGTCCGATCTGATCGGCACGGTGAAGGTCATGCTGGATGGCTACACCGAAGGCCGCATCGACCGTCTGTTCCTGGTGGAAAACGAGTTCGTCAACACCATGACCCAGAAGCCGCGCGTCAGCACCCTGCTGCCGATCGCCGCCTCCGGTGAGGAAGAGCTCAAGCACCACTGGGATTACATCTACGAACCCGATGCGCAGGATGTCCTCGACGGACTGCTGATGCGCTACGTGGAATCGCAGGTGTATCAGTCCGTGGTCGAAAACGTTGCCTGTGAAATGGCGGCGCGAATGATTGCTATGAAATCTGCCACCGACAACGCGGGCGAGCTCATTGGCGATCTTAAGCTGGTGTACAACAAGGCACGCCAGGCGGCAATTACCCAAGAAATTTCCGAGATCGTGAGCGGCGCCGCTGCGGTGTAA
- the atpD gene encoding F0F1 ATP synthase subunit beta, with translation MSSGNIVEIIGAVVDVEFPRDSVPKVYDALKVDEMGLTLEVQQQLGDGIVRTIAMGASDGLKRGLKVSNTGAPISVPVGNGTLGRIMDVLGNPVDEAGPVDTKETWPIHRKPPAYEDQAASVEILETGVKVIDLVMPIAKGGKVGLFGGAGVGKTVTLMELINNIAVQQEGLSVFAGVGERTREGNDFYYEMKEAGVLDKVAMVYGQMNEPPGNRLRVALSGLTMAEYFREEGRDVLMFIDNIYRYTLAGTEVSALLGRMPSAVGYQPTLAEEMGVLQERITSTKTGSITSFQAVYVPADDLTDPSPATTFAHLDATLVLSRNIAELGIYPAVDPLDSTSRQLDPQIIGNEHYEVARGVQGTLQRYKELKDIIAILGMDELSEEDKLTVARARKIQRYLSQPFFVAEVFTGAPGKYVGLKDTIRGFKAILDGEYDHLPEQAFYMVGPIEEAVEKAEKMKAKA, from the coding sequence ATGAGTTCTGGAAACATCGTAGAAATCATCGGCGCGGTGGTAGACGTGGAATTCCCGCGGGATTCCGTGCCCAAGGTCTACGACGCACTGAAAGTCGACGAGATGGGCCTTACCCTGGAAGTCCAGCAGCAGCTGGGCGACGGGATCGTGCGCACCATCGCCATGGGCGCTTCCGACGGCCTGAAGCGTGGTCTGAAGGTGTCCAACACCGGCGCCCCGATCAGCGTGCCGGTCGGTAACGGCACCCTGGGTCGCATCATGGACGTGCTCGGTAACCCGGTGGACGAAGCCGGTCCGGTCGACACCAAGGAGACCTGGCCGATTCACCGCAAGCCGCCGGCCTATGAAGACCAGGCCGCCAGCGTCGAGATCCTCGAAACCGGCGTCAAGGTCATCGACCTCGTCATGCCGATCGCCAAGGGCGGCAAGGTCGGCCTGTTCGGCGGCGCGGGCGTGGGCAAGACCGTTACCCTGATGGAACTCATCAACAACATCGCCGTGCAGCAGGAAGGTCTTTCCGTGTTCGCGGGCGTCGGTGAGCGTACCCGTGAAGGTAACGACTTCTACTACGAAATGAAGGAAGCCGGCGTTCTCGACAAGGTGGCCATGGTGTACGGCCAGATGAACGAGCCGCCGGGCAACCGCCTGCGCGTGGCGCTCTCCGGTCTGACCATGGCCGAGTACTTCCGTGAGGAAGGCCGCGACGTGCTGATGTTCATCGACAACATCTACCGTTACACCCTGGCCGGTACCGAGGTGTCCGCGCTGCTGGGCCGTATGCCGTCCGCGGTGGGTTACCAGCCGACCCTGGCGGAGGAAATGGGCGTTCTGCAGGAACGCATCACCTCCACCAAGACCGGTTCGATCACCTCCTTCCAGGCCGTTTACGTGCCGGCGGATGACTTGACCGACCCCTCCCCGGCCACCACCTTCGCGCATCTGGACGCGACCCTGGTGCTCTCGCGTAACATCGCCGAGCTGGGTATCTACCCGGCGGTGGACCCGCTGGATTCCACCTCGCGTCAGCTCGATCCGCAGATCATCGGTAACGAGCACTACGAAGTGGCCCGTGGCGTGCAGGGTACCCTGCAGCGCTACAAGGAGCTGAAGGACATCATCGCCATTCTCGGTATGGATGAACTGTCCGAGGAAGACAAGCTGACTGTGGCCCGTGCCCGCAAGATCCAGCGCTACCTGTCGCAGCCGTTCTTCGTGGCGGAAGTCTTCACCGGCGCCCCGGGCAAGTACGTTGGCCTGAAGGACACCATCCGCGGCTTCAAGGCCATCCTGGACGGTGAGTACGACCACCTGCCGGAGCAGGCCTTCTACATGGTCGGTCCGATCGAGGAAGCGGTCGAGAAGGCCGAGAAGATGAAGGCCAAGGCCTGA
- a CDS encoding F0F1 ATP synthase subunit epsilon: MAMTMHVDIVSAEESIFSGTVEELYAPGEMGELGIFPRHTQLVTRLKPGEVRVKREGQSEQEMYFVSGGILEVQPHVVTVLADTAVRAKDLDEAAALEAKKQAEEALADKKADFDYAKAQTELAEAVAQLRTIQKIRKQGGQ, translated from the coding sequence ATGGCTATGACCATGCACGTAGACATTGTCAGCGCTGAGGAGTCGATCTTCTCCGGTACTGTCGAAGAGCTCTACGCCCCGGGTGAGATGGGTGAGCTCGGGATCTTCCCGCGCCACACCCAGCTCGTCACGCGTCTGAAGCCTGGCGAAGTCCGTGTGAAGCGGGAAGGTCAGTCAGAGCAGGAGATGTATTTTGTCTCCGGTGGCATTCTCGAGGTGCAGCCGCACGTGGTGACGGTCCTGGCCGACACCGCCGTGCGCGCCAAGGACCTGGACGAAGCCGCGGCCCTGGAGGCGAAGAAGCAGGCCGAGGAGGCGCTGGCCGACAAGAAGGCCGACTTCGACTATGCCAAGGCCCAGACAGAACTCGCCGAGGCGGTTGCCCAGCTGCGCACGATCCAGAAGATCCGCAAGCAGGGCGGTCAGTAA
- the glmU gene encoding bifunctional UDP-N-acetylglucosamine diphosphorylase/glucosamine-1-phosphate N-acetyltransferase GlmU, with the protein MNLAVVILAAGQGTRMRSNLPKVLQPLAGRPLLEHVIGRAQALDPAAIHVVYGHGGDRVRAQFADTPALRWALQSEQLGTGHAVAQALPDISDEAVVLVLYGDVPLTAPKTLERLIEMLEGHALALLTVSLDDPTGYGRILRDDAGAVQRIVEEKDASPIERRIHEVNTGILAARAGDLRRWLAAVDANNAQGEYYLTDCIALAVSEGGSVQAITCHHPIEVMGVNDKAQLARLERAWQQQLAHELMLAGATVIDPARLDIRGRVEVGRDVTIEPNVLFEGVVVLGDGVSVGPGCVLRDCVVEAGTRIDAHSVIDRAEIGPDCRIGPFARIRPETRLAARAHVGNFVEIKKSEVGEGSKINHLSYVGDSSVGARVNIGAGTITCNYDGANKHRTVIGDDAFIGSDTQLVAPVTVGRGATIGAGSTITKNAPEAELTLSRSKQLTLKGWQRPEKKETR; encoded by the coding sequence ATGAATCTCGCAGTCGTCATCCTCGCCGCCGGTCAGGGCACCCGCATGCGCTCGAACCTCCCCAAGGTTCTGCAGCCGCTGGCCGGCCGTCCCCTGCTCGAGCATGTGATCGGCCGTGCTCAGGCGCTCGACCCGGCCGCCATCCATGTGGTCTACGGCCATGGCGGGGACCGGGTGCGTGCGCAGTTCGCGGATACGCCGGCCTTGCGCTGGGCACTGCAGTCCGAGCAGCTCGGCACAGGGCATGCCGTGGCCCAGGCACTGCCCGACATTTCGGACGAGGCCGTGGTACTGGTGCTCTATGGTGACGTGCCGCTGACCGCACCGAAGACGCTGGAACGCCTGATCGAGATGCTAGAGGGACATGCGCTGGCGCTGCTCACGGTAAGCCTCGACGACCCCACGGGTTATGGACGCATACTGCGTGACGATGCCGGCGCGGTGCAGCGCATCGTCGAGGAAAAGGACGCCTCGCCCATCGAGCGACGCATCCACGAGGTGAACACGGGCATACTCGCCGCCCGGGCCGGCGACCTGCGTCGCTGGCTGGCGGCGGTGGATGCGAACAATGCCCAGGGCGAGTATTACCTGACCGACTGTATCGCCCTGGCCGTGAGCGAGGGCGGGAGCGTGCAGGCCATCACCTGCCATCACCCCATCGAGGTGATGGGGGTGAACGACAAGGCGCAGCTCGCGCGCCTGGAGCGTGCCTGGCAGCAGCAGCTCGCCCATGAGCTCATGCTGGCCGGGGCCACCGTGATCGATCCGGCACGTCTCGATATCCGCGGCCGTGTCGAGGTGGGCCGGGACGTGACCATCGAGCCCAACGTGCTGTTCGAGGGGGTCGTGGTATTGGGCGATGGTGTCAGCGTCGGGCCCGGCTGCGTGCTGCGCGACTGCGTGGTGGAGGCCGGTACGCGCATCGATGCGCACAGCGTCATCGACCGGGCAGAGATCGGCCCCGACTGTCGCATCGGGCCGTTTGCACGCATCCGCCCGGAGACACGCCTGGCGGCCCGCGCCCATGTCGGCAATTTCGTCGAGATCAAGAAATCCGAGGTCGGCGAGGGCAGCAAGATCAATCACCTGAGCTACGTGGGCGACAGTAGCGTGGGGGCGCGCGTGAACATCGGTGCCGGCACCATCACCTGCAACTACGACGGGGCCAACAAGCACCGCACCGTGATCGGCGACGACGCCTTCATCGGCTCCGACACCCAGCTGGTCGCCCCGGTGACCGTCGGGCGCGGGGCCACCATCGGTGCCGGCTCCACGATCACGAAGAACGCCCCCGAGGCCGAGCTGACCCTGAGCCGTTCGAAGCAGCTCACCCTGAAGGGCTGGCAGCGGCCAGAGAAAAAGGAGACCCGCTAG
- the glmS gene encoding glutamine--fructose-6-phosphate transaminase (isomerizing), whose protein sequence is MCGIVGAIAQRDVAPILLEGLRRLEYRGYDSAGLAVIGAEGSFARHRRVGKVAELAQALEAQPLPGHIGVAHTRWATHGVPSEKNAHPHICNGRVAVVHNGIIENHAELREKQLAQGYRFTSDTDTEVIAHQVAHYLDQGQDLLAAVAHATADLRGAYALGVISLDEPERLVAARQGSPLVVGLGIGEHFIASDVQALLPVTQRFIYLENGDLVDLRRDTLAVHDRDLAAVERPVKESQLSVQAADRGPYRHYMLKEIFEQPRAIADTLEGRIIGDHVPDAILGPQAATLLDAVRNVQIIACGTSHHAGLVAKYWFEGIAGVPCQVEVASEFRYRPHVVQPGTLFVTISQSGETADTLAALLDARTQGYLGSIAVCNVAESSLVRESDLALMTHAGPEIGVASTKAFTTQLVALLLLVMVVGRRHRLEATEEARLLRELQALPGRVEEVLALDPAIEAFARHFAQRQNALFLGRGTQYPVALEGALKLKEISYIHAEAYPAGELKHGPLALVDEEMPVIAVAPSGELLEKLKSNLEEVRARGGELLVFADRRAGFASGNGIEVLDVVPVEEATAPILYTVPLQLLAYHTAVMKGTDVDQPRNLAKSVTVE, encoded by the coding sequence ATGTGCGGCATCGTCGGCGCCATCGCCCAGCGCGATGTGGCCCCCATCCTGCTCGAGGGGCTACGGCGCCTGGAATACCGCGGCTATGACTCGGCCGGCCTGGCCGTCATCGGGGCAGAGGGGAGCTTCGCCCGCCACCGTCGCGTCGGCAAGGTGGCCGAACTCGCCCAGGCCCTGGAGGCGCAGCCGCTGCCCGGACACATCGGCGTGGCCCATACCCGCTGGGCGACACATGGCGTGCCCAGCGAGAAGAATGCCCATCCGCATATCTGCAATGGCCGTGTCGCCGTGGTGCACAACGGCATCATCGAAAACCACGCCGAACTGCGCGAGAAACAGCTTGCACAGGGCTACCGCTTCACCTCGGATACCGATACCGAGGTGATCGCCCACCAGGTGGCACATTACCTCGACCAGGGCCAGGACCTGCTGGCGGCCGTGGCCCATGCCACCGCCGATCTCCGGGGGGCCTACGCCCTGGGCGTGATCAGCCTGGACGAGCCGGAGCGCCTGGTGGCAGCGCGCCAGGGCAGCCCGCTGGTCGTGGGGCTGGGTATCGGCGAGCACTTCATCGCCTCCGACGTCCAGGCCCTGCTGCCCGTCACGCAACGCTTCATCTACCTGGAAAACGGCGACCTCGTCGACCTGCGCCGCGACACGCTGGCCGTGCACGACCGCGACCTCGCCGCCGTCGAGCGGCCGGTGAAGGAGTCACAGCTGAGCGTGCAGGCGGCCGATCGCGGGCCCTACCGCCACTACATGCTCAAGGAGATCTTCGAGCAGCCGCGTGCCATCGCCGATACCCTGGAAGGCCGGATCATCGGCGATCATGTCCCGGACGCGATCCTCGGCCCGCAGGCCGCGACGCTGCTCGATGCCGTGCGCAACGTGCAGATCATCGCCTGCGGGACCAGCCATCACGCGGGGCTCGTGGCCAAGTACTGGTTCGAGGGCATTGCCGGTGTCCCCTGCCAGGTCGAGGTGGCCAGCGAATTCCGCTACCGGCCGCACGTGGTGCAGCCCGGCACGCTGTTCGTCACCATCTCCCAGTCCGGCGAGACCGCCGACACGCTGGCCGCCCTGCTGGATGCCCGCACGCAAGGCTATCTCGGCAGCATCGCCGTATGCAACGTGGCCGAGAGTTCGCTGGTACGCGAGTCCGACCTGGCCCTGATGACCCACGCCGGCCCCGAGATCGGCGTGGCCTCGACAAAGGCCTTCACCACCCAGCTCGTGGCACTGCTGCTGCTGGTGATGGTCGTCGGGCGCCGTCACCGCCTGGAGGCCACGGAAGAGGCGCGGCTGCTGCGCGAGCTGCAGGCGTTGCCGGGGCGTGTCGAGGAGGTGCTGGCACTGGATCCGGCCATCGAGGCCTTCGCACGCCACTTCGCCCAGCGCCAGAACGCGCTGTTCCTGGGGCGGGGCACGCAGTATCCGGTGGCGCTGGAAGGCGCATTGAAGCTCAAGGAAATCAGTTACATCCATGCCGAGGCCTACCCTGCCGGCGAGCTCAAGCACGGACCGCTGGCCCTGGTCGACGAGGAGATGCCGGTGATTGCCGTGGCGCCCTCGGGCGAGCTCCTGGAAAAGCTCAAGTCCAACCTCGAGGAGGTGCGGGCGCGCGGCGGCGAGCTGCTGGTCTTCGCCGACCGGCGTGCCGGTTTCGCCAGCGGCAATGGCATCGAGGTGTTGGACGTCGTGCCGGTCGAGGAGGCCACCGCCCCCATCCTCTACACCGTGCCCCTGCAGCTGCTGGCCTATCACACGGCGGTGATGAAGGGCACCGACGTGGACCAGCCGCGCAACCTCGCCAAGTCGGTGACGGTGGAGTAA
- a CDS encoding DJ-1/PfpI family protein, producing the protein MASVLVPLADGCEELEAVTIIDLLRRAGIEVITAGLKPGPVRASRGTVLVPDVALDQVLGRDFDMIVLPGGQPGADHLEADPRIRDLLLRHADAGRYIGAICAAPKVLASAGLLKGRRATSFPGVLDKLALADTVLTTNTVETDGRIVTSRGPGTAMDFALDLIAKLAGPEQRAEVEGPLQRPS; encoded by the coding sequence ATGGCAAGCGTCCTTGTCCCCCTCGCCGACGGCTGCGAAGAACTAGAAGCCGTCACCATCATCGACCTGCTGCGTCGTGCCGGTATCGAGGTGATCACGGCCGGCCTCAAACCGGGCCCCGTCAGGGCCTCGCGTGGCACCGTGCTGGTGCCGGACGTGGCACTCGACCAGGTGCTCGGGCGTGACTTCGACATGATCGTCCTGCCGGGCGGTCAGCCCGGCGCCGACCACCTGGAGGCCGATCCCCGTATCCGCGACCTCCTGCTGCGCCACGCCGACGCGGGCAGGTACATCGGCGCCATCTGTGCGGCGCCCAAGGTGCTGGCCAGCGCCGGGCTGCTCAAGGGGCGTCGCGCCACCAGCTTCCCCGGCGTGCTCGACAAACTGGCCCTGGCCGATACCGTGCTCACCACCAATACCGTCGAGACCGACGGGCGCATCGTCACCTCGCGTGGTCCGGGCACCGCCATGGACTTCGCGCTGGACCTGATCGCCAAGCTGGCGGGTCCGGAGCAACGCGCGGAGGTGGAAGGGCCGCTGCAGCGTCCATCCTGA
- a CDS encoding divergent polysaccharide deacetylase family protein, giving the protein MHRLRWLILLCAALPWAAASADPPPHQHPVIALILDDLGNQREEGLRSVALPGPVTYAVLPDTPWAVQIASLAHAQGKEVMLHLPMQAVHDRPLGPGGVTMEMSEQAVKRALESSLATIPHVRGVNNHMGSLLTRHPGHMDWLMQVLAEHGDLYFVDSRTTAESVALRVAMERRVPSVDRDVFLDSEPGDPDYVSRQFDQLIAIARRHGMAVGIGHPYPATLEVLESRLGELRAHGIELVPVSELLDLRERRQAWQASLSPSPTAAKN; this is encoded by the coding sequence ATGCACCGTCTGCGCTGGCTGATCCTGCTGTGTGCCGCCCTGCCCTGGGCGGCCGCATCGGCGGACCCGCCGCCCCATCAGCACCCGGTCATCGCCCTGATCCTCGATGACCTGGGCAACCAGCGCGAGGAGGGCCTGCGCAGCGTGGCGCTGCCCGGCCCGGTCACCTATGCCGTGCTGCCCGACACGCCCTGGGCAGTGCAGATCGCCAGCCTCGCCCACGCCCAGGGCAAGGAGGTCATGCTGCACCTGCCCATGCAGGCCGTGCATGACCGGCCGCTGGGTCCCGGCGGCGTCACCATGGAGATGAGCGAACAGGCGGTGAAGCGCGCCCTGGAGTCCAGCCTCGCCACCATCCCGCACGTGCGCGGCGTGAACAACCACATGGGCAGCCTGCTCACCCGGCATCCCGGTCACATGGACTGGCTCATGCAGGTACTGGCCGAGCACGGCGATCTGTACTTCGTCGACAGCCGCACCACGGCCGAGTCCGTGGCCCTGCGGGTGGCGATGGAGCGGCGCGTGCCCTCCGTGGACCGCGACGTCTTCCTCGACAGCGAACCGGGTGACCCCGACTACGTCAGCCGCCAGTTCGACCAGCTCATCGCCATCGCCCGACGTCACGGCATGGCGGTGGGCATCGGTCACCCCTATCCGGCCACGCTCGAGGTACTGGAGTCCCGTCTGGGCGAACTCCGGGCGCATGGCATCGAGCTGGTACCGGTCAGCGAACTACTCGACCTTCGGGAAAGGAGACAGGCATGGCAAGCGTCCTTGTCCCCCTCGCCGACGGCTGCGAAGAACTAG